Within Hydrogenophaga sp. PAMC20947, the genomic segment AACACCAGATCGCTCTGGGTGGCACCTTCGTGGTGGGCGATGTGACGCAGGCACCGCACTTCCATGGGGCCAAGCCCATTGCCTTCGGCACTCACAGCCAACTGTATGTGGCGCCCCTGGGCGTGCATGAGGGCGTGTATGCGATCCAGCACCTCGGTGTTGGAAGAACGGCTTTTCATTTCAATGCCTCAAAACCATATGGTTGATAGTGTCATCTAAATCAACGACAATAGTAGACATTATCAACCATCATTCACATCGTCCATGACCACAGCCACACCGCCCAGCCTCGAAGTCGAGCGCCTGCGCCATCCACTGAAGGTGCGCCGGTTACAGGTGCAGCGCGTTGAACGCACCAGCCCCCATTTTGTGCGCGTACAGCTCATCGGCTCCGATCTGGAAGGCTTCGTCAGCGCCTCCTTTGACGATCACATCAAGCTCATGCTGCCGGCACAGCCCGGGGGCCCGCTGGTCTTGCCCGAAGCCGGGCCCGACGGCCCAGCCCTGCCACCGGGTACTGAGCGCCCCACCATGCGCGATTACACGCCCAGCCGGTTCGATGCCCAGGCACAAACACTGGACATCGAGTTCCTGCTGCACGGCGAAGGCCGCGCCTCCGAATGGGCCGCGCAGGCCCAGCCCGGCGACGAGGTGGGTGTGGGCGGGCCACGCGGTTCTTTTGTGGTGCCCACAGCCTTCGACTGGCACCTGCTCGTGGGCGATGAAACTGCCTTGCCCGCCATCACCCGACGGTTGGCTGAACTGCCCTCAGACACCACGGCCATCGCCGTGATCGAAACGGCAAGCCCGGATGACCGGCGAGCCTTCGTGAGCCAGGCCAGGGTTGAAACCCATTGGGTGGACGCTGGGGCGATCGACGCACTCGCCAAGACTGTATCGGCCCTGAACCTGCCCACAGGCGAAGGCTTTGCCTGGGCCGCTGGCGAGGCGGCGTCCATGGTGGCTGTGCGCGAGGTGTTGATCGCTCAGCTCGGGCTGGACAAATCCCGCGTGCGTGCTTCGGCTTACTGGAAGCGAGGCAGCACGGGGCACCACGAAACGCTCTGAGGGCTTGCGGCGGCTGGCGCCAGCGTGCTGCACGCCCTCACATGCGCAGCACGCCCTGCCGCCGCAGCACCCATTTCTCGGCCTCCACCGCCAGAAACTTGACGCTAGCCAGACCCAGAATCATGGCCCACGAAGACCACCCCAGCGCAGCGGTGCCGAACAGCTGCTGCATGGGGGAGGCATAGGTGAACAGCATCTGGAACACCACCAGCGACACGCTGGCCCAAAAAGCGATCAGGTTGCCCGTGAGGGTCTCCCAGGCCAGGGCATGGGCGGTGAAATGGCGCACGTTGAACAGGTACACCAGCTCACCCACCACCAGCATGTTGACCACGGCGGTGCGGGCCACCTCGATGGAGCTGCCGCGTGACATTTCCCAATGGAAAACCGTGTAGGTGGCCACGATCATCAGCAGCGTCACATAGGCAATTCGGGCGAACAACAGGCGCGTGATGAGGGGTTCGTTCGGGTCGCGGGGCGGGCGCTGCATCAGCTGGCCTTCGCCAGGCTCAAACGCCAGCGCAATGGCCAGCGTTACCGTGGTGACCATGTTGACCCACAAAATCTGCGCGGCGGTCACGGGCATGGCCAAGCCAGCGAACACCGCCAGCAGGATCACACCGGCTTCGCCGCCGTTGGTGGGCAGCACAAACAACAGGGATTTTTTGATGTTGTCGAACACGGTTCGCCCTTCGCGAACCGCGTGGGCGATGGCGGCGAAGTTGTCGTCGGTGAGCACCAGATCGGCGGCCTCGCGCGCGGCGTCGGTGCCCCGCAGACCCATGGCAACACCAATATTGGCGGCTTTGAGGGCCGGCGCATCGTTGACCCCGTCACCCGTCATGGCCACCAGCTTGCCTTGCGCCTGCAGCGATGCCACCAGGCGCAGCTTGTGGGCCGGGCTGGCCCGGGCCACCACATCGGTTTGCACCAGCCGCTCGCTCAGTGCCGCATCGTCCAGGTGATCAATTTCCTCACCGGTGATGGCCCGCTGGGCCTGCAGCCCCAGCTGCTGACCAATGGCGGCAGCAGTGACCGCGTGGTCGCCGGTGATCATGACCACGCGAATGCCAGCGCGCTGACATTCGGCCACCGCAGCCACGGCCTCCGGGCGCGGCGGGTCCATCAGCCCCACCAGGCCGAGCAAGGTAAAGCGGGGCACGATGTCGGCCATGCTCAGGGCAGTGGTACCGCCCGGCAGTGAACACTCGGCCAGCGCCAACACGCGTTGTCCATCTCGCGCGGCCTGATCGACCTGAGCCTGCCAGGCCCTGCGGTCGAGCGGCGCGCCCGCGGTGTCTTGCACACACAGATCGAGCACCCGTTCCGGAGCACCCTTGAGCAAAACGAACACACAAGCTTCGTGATCGTGGTGCAAAGTGGCCATGTAGCGGTGCTCGGATTCGAACGGAATCTCGTCCCGGCGCGGAAAGGCCAGGCCGGCGCCTTCCCGATCCAGCCCAGCTTTGAGCGCCAAAGTGAGCAGAGCCCCCTCTGTGGGATCGCCTGCCAGGGTCCATGCTTTGGCGCTGTCTTCGGCCGTGCCGTCGTGGTGCAGGTGCGCGTCGTTGCACAACAGCGCACAGCGGGCCAGGCGCTGCAGGCCTGCATGTTCAGCCGGGTCGACCACCGAGCCCGCTTCATCGAAGCCACCCAGCGGCGCATAGCCGGCGCCACTCACCGCCAGCGTGGTGTCGGACAGCATCACGCGCACCGCTGTCATCTCGTTGCGGGTCAGCGTGCCGGTTTTGTCTGTGCAGATCACACTCACCGAGCCCAGGGCCTCGACGGCCGGCAGCCGGCGCACCACCGCCCGGTGCTGCGCCATGATGCTGGTGCCAATGGCGAGCGTGATGGTGACCACTGCGGGCAGGCCCTCAGGGATCGCCGCCACGGCCAGGCCCACCACCACAAGAAACATATCGGCAGCGGGCATACCGCCGAACCAGACGCCATAGGCGAAAGTGAACAGCGCCACCACCACGATGAAGCCCGTGATGCGGCGGGCGAACTGGTCCAGCCGCTGCGTCAGTGGCGTGACCAACTCGGCCACGCCGGCCACCATGGCGCCGATTTTCCCGATCTCGGTATCGCGCGCAGTGGCCACCACCACACCGCTGGCCTGGCCCACCGTGACAACCGTGCCTGCGTAGGCCATGCATGCCCGGTCGCCCAGTGCAGCGCCGTGCGCCACCGCATCGGCCTGTTTGCCCGAAGGCACAGACTCGCCGGTGAGCGCCGCCTCATCGATGGCCAGATTTTTGCTGCGCAGCAGGCGCAGGTCGGCGGGGACCCGGGTTCCTGACTCCAGCAGCACCACGTCACCGGGCACCAGTTCACCCGCATCCACTTCCTGGCGCAGACCCTGCCGCACCACCGTGGCGTGACTGGCCAGCATGGCGCGAACGGCCTCCAACGCGCGCTGTGCTTTGCCCTCTTGCACCAGCCCCATGATGGCGTTGATCACGACCACGCCCACGATCACCGCCGTGTCGAGATAATGCCCCAGCCACAAGGTGATCAGAGCCGCAGCGAGCAACACATAGATCAGCAGGTTGTGAAACTGCGCCAGCAACCGGCGCCACCAGGGACGCGGCGGGGCAGCCGGCAGGCGGTTGGGTCCATGGCGATCCAACCGCGCTTGCACCTCACCGGCGCTCAGGCCCTGAGCATCGCTCGCCAGGCTCTGCAACACCTGATCGGTGGGCACAGCATGCCAAACAGGGGATTCGGTCCGATATGCGTCATTTGTCATACCGCAACGTTAGCGCAAGACTTGCCGGGCCACCACCGATTGGGTCAAAACATCCGGTGGCTCCTGCCTCTAATTTTCATGCGCCCAAATCATCTCAAACACCCTGCAACGTCAAGCAACGCGGCCGTCGCTGACATCCTTGAGCAGCGCCTGCCAGCGTTCCCAGTCCACCGGATCGTCCACATCCCACAAAGCGGGCAATTCGCGCCAGGACACCCCCTGCGCCTTGAGCCGCTCCCGCGTCTGGCCCATCACGCGCGGCGTGCTCCAGTCGACAGCTTCGAACACCTGCGGCAATCGCTTGCGCAAACCGATCAGCACATAGCCCCCGTCTTCTGCCGGGATCAACACGGCATCGTGGTTCACCAACGTATCGGCACAGGTCTGCAATATGGCCGGGGTCAACACGGGGCAATCGGTGCCCACGATCAGCAAAGGCGGCGCGGCGGCCTGGGCGAAATGCTCCGCCATCACGGCGCGCATGCGGCACCCGATGTCACCGTCCACCTGACCCACACACGCCACGCCCCACCGCATGGTCAACAGGTGAAACAGCCGATGGGCGGGTGGGGTGCAATGCAAGGTAACAGGGCCGGTGCTCGCCTGGCACGCGGTGGTGAGTGTGCGCAGGATGAAACGCCGCTGGGCCCGCGCCGCGCCCGCGTCGCCCAGCACGGGCGCGAGACGGGTTTTGGCCAGCCCGGGCAGGGGTGCTTTGGCCATGATGGCCACCGCAGACGGGGCGCGGGGCGCATAGCCATACCGCCGGGCCAGCGCGGTCGGATCACGCCCTAGCGCATAGGCCGCGCGCAAGCGCCACATCATCAGCACCGTGCGCCAGAATCCGCGCTCATCCCAGCGCCGCCCGGCCGTGTGCACCGGTTGCGCGATGTTCGCCGGCTCCGACACCGCCCGCAAACGGGCGCTGAGCTCCACGTCTTCCATCAACGGAATCGGTGCAAAGCCGCCAAGCGACGCCCACACGGTGCGCCGCACAAACAGGGCCTGATCGCCGGTGGCGATGCGGGTTTTTCGTGAACGCCAGTTCATGAACGCGGCCACCATGGGCAGCAAGGGGTGGCGCCCATCGATCCGCACATCAAAACGGCCCCAGTCCGCCCCGCCCTCAAGGGCCTTGGCCACGAGCACATGGGCGTTGGCGGGCAAACGGGTGTCGGCATGCAGAAACAGCAGCACATCCGCCCGGCGAGCCAACGGGTGGCAAGCCCCCGCGTTCATCTGGGCGGCCCGCCCGCGAGGGGCCGTCAACACGGCATCTGCACCCTTGGCGGCCACCGCCACCGTGGCATCCGAGCTGCCGCCATCCACCACAATGACCACCACCCCATGGGCCCGAAGTGCTTCAAGTTCCGCCAGCGCAGCAGGCAAGGTCATCGCCTCGTTGAGCACCGGCACCACGATCGCCAGCTTCAGGTCTGCCATGTTCGCTCCAGAGCATCAAGCTCGTGCAGCACGCGGTCCACCACCGGTGCGCTCAAATAGTGGTCCACGCGGTCGCGCACATGGTTGACCAGCGCGGCGTCGCTGCGCTCGGCAGACCAGTCTTCGCCCGCTGTTGAGCCCTTTTTTTGCTCCCGCGAGAGCACCCGCCATTTCGCACACCAACTCACCGACCAAAGCCACATGGCCCGGCGCAAAGGCACATGCCATGCCACGGCGTCCGCCGCCGATGCCCCCATGACTCGGCCCCAGGCCTCATAGGCCGCCACAACCTCGCTCAAGCTCAACACCGCATGGCTCTTCACATCCCAGGTGGTTGAGGTGTAGAGCGTGGCGTGGGCCAGATCCAGGCCGGGGTAGCTGTAGCGGCATTTCTCCAGATCCACCAGCACAGCAACGCCATCCGCCCGAACGATGAAGTTGCCCGGGTGGCCGTCAAAGGCAATGAGGTGGCGCTGCGGCCGCGCCACCCGGCCGCACACCGTCCGCAAGCTGGATTGCTGCGCCTCGATGGCAAGTTGCACCGCGGCCGGAATCCGGGCCGACGCCAAGTACTGGGCCTGTTGAGCCACTTCTTTCAGCAAGGCCTGCAAAGGATCGGCCGCATCCTGCAAGGGAGGCCGCATCGAAGCGGGCGGCAAGGGCAAGGCGTGCAGCGAAGCCAGCGCTGACACAATAGCGCTCAAATCGGCTGGCAAGCGCGCCGGCACGCCCACGATCTCTTCCACCAGCAAGGCCCCCCGCGGCAGATGGGCAGACGGCGCCAGAACGCTGTGCAACCGCGGGGTGTGCTGGCCGGGCGCTGCCCGCTCGAAACAGCCGCGCTGGTAAGCCAGGTTGTGCGCCGCATCCAGCCCCATCTGGCTTTGCTTGGGTACACGCGCCAGCCAGCCGCTGCCCCGCAGGCGCACATGGTCGTGGGCCAGACCGGTGTCGTCCAGCGGCTGCAACGCGCAATGGGCCAGAGGATGGTCCACAGATGTCAATGCAAGGTGCAGGTGCTGAAGCAGATCGTTCAATGAAGTTCTTCTGGGAATGGGCTAGGAGCCCGTCAGTATGGTGCCTGCGCGGTCGGCCCAAAGCAAGGCTCGGTGATCGAAGTCTTCGGTCAGGCCAGGCTTGACCAATTGAAAATACGGCGAGAGATCAAAATCACGCGGTACAAAAAGGCTGTGGTCGCGCACATGCAGGATCTCCTGCACACAATGCAGGCAAGTGGGGTCTTTCAGATCCAGTGTTTCGATGCGCGGCAAGATCGGATACTGCACCGCCTGAAAAGCCTGGGCGATCAGCGTGGAGCAAATGGCACGGGTCGGGTCCCCGCTGCCCAGTGACAACATTCTTCGGCGCCAGCCCAGCGGCACCGGCGGCGTAGGGAAAAGGTAGCGCGCCAGATCCACAACGTTTTTCAAGTCATACGACTCCCCTACCCGCTGAATCGCATACCGGCACACCGCCTCGGTATCGGCCGGCGCCATGCCCATGGGGCGACCGACCCGGCAGGCGTGGTGCCGAAACAGCTCCAAAGACACCGCGCGCACGCCATCGCTGATATCCGCTTCCACCACACAAGGCGTCTCGCCATCGGCCGTTTGCCAAGGCAGGTCGCCCACAAACAGCGCCGCGTGCGACCACGTGGACTGGGTGAGGTATTTGATGGCCGTGCTGACGCGCGAGGTGCCCTCCACCAGGATCACATCTCCGGGTATCAAGGCAGAGCGCAGGCGGCCGATATCGGTGGGGAAGCCGATCGCGACAGTTCGCCCGGGCGTGCCCAGGTAGGCCGCCAAAGCCCGGCCCAGCCAGGCCCTCATGGGAGCCCTCCCGCAGCCCTTTGACAGGGTCTCGGTACATTGAAAACAAGGGGGGTCACTCTGGACGGCATAAGGATCTTCCTGCGCTGATGCGCCATGACTGTGTAAGGATCAGCGATCTGAGGCGACTCAATCACAACAAATCACAAGGAATGGTCGTGAACCTTCGCAAACTCTTACTCTTGATCGCTGTGGTGCTCGGCATCGTGGCCTTCTTCGCCTTCGATCTGGGCCGCTTTCTGACCCTCGACTACATCAAAGAAAGCCAGGCCGCTTTTGTCGAGCTCTATGCCAACCAGCCCCTGAGGGTGGCAGCGGTCTACTTCCTGTTGTACGTCGTCGCCACAGCCTTGTCGCTCCCGGGCGCAGCCATCATCACCCTCGCCGGTGGCGCGATCTTCGGTCTGGGCTGGGGCACTGTGATCGTGTCGTTTGCCTCGAGCATGGGCGCTACGCTGGCTTTCCTGATGTCGCGCTTTGTACTGCGCAGCAGCATCGAAAGCAAATTCGGCAACCGGTTGGCCGAGATCAACAAGGGCATCGAAAAAGACGGTGCTTTCTACCTCTTCACCTTGCGCCTGATCCCGCTCGTGCCGTTCTTTGTGATCAACCTCGTCATGGGATTGACCAAGATGAAGGCTCGAACTTTTTACTGGGTCAGCCAGATCGGTATGCTGGCCGGCACCATCGTGTACGTGAACGCAGGCACGCAACTGGCCCAGATCGATTCCCTCAAAGGCATCCTCAGCCCCGGTCTGATCGGCTCTTTCGTGCTCCTGGGCCTGTTCCCGCTGATCGCACGCAAGATCGTGGAGGCCGTCAAAAAGCGCAAGGTATTCGCGCGCTGGAACAGCGTAAAGCCCAAAAGTTTTGACCGCAACCTGATCGTGATCGGTGGTGGTGCGGGCGGTCTGGTCTCGGCTTACATCGCTGCCGCGGTGAAGGCCAAGGTGACGCTGGTCGAAGTCCACAAAATGGGGGGCGATTGCCTGAACTACGGCTGCGTGCCCAGCAAAGCCTTGATCAAAAGCGCCAAGCTGGCCAGCCAGATGCGCCACGGCGAACAGTACGGTCTGTCGAACACCACACCCACCTTCAGCTTCAAGGCGGTCATGCAGCGCATTCACGATGTGATCAAAGCCATCGAGCCCCACGACAGCGTGGAGCGCTACACCGAACTGGGTGTGGAGGTTTTGCAGGGCTACGCCAAGCTGGTGAACCCCTGGACGGTGGAGATCGCGCTAAACGACGGCGGCACCCAGCGCCTGACCGCGCGCAGCATCGTGATCGCCGCTGGCGCCCGCCCCTTTGTGCCACCACTGCCCGGTCTGGAAGACGTGGGCTACGTGACCAGCGACACGCTGTGGGACGAATTCGCCAAGCTCGACGAAGTGCCCAAACGCCTGGTGGTGCTCGGCGGTGGCCCCATTGGTTCCGAATTGGCTCAAAGCTTTGCCCGCCTGGGCTCGGCCGTGACCCAGGTTGAAATGGGCCCACGCATCATGGCGCGGGAAGACGAAGAAGTGAGCGAGCTGGCGAAGAAAGCGCTGGAGGCTGACGGCGTGGATGTGCGCGTGGGCCACAAGGCCCTGCGCTGCGAAATCATCGACGGCGAAAAAACGTTGATCGTGGAATTCCAGGGCGCCGAGCAACGCATTGTGTATGACCAGCTGCTGTGCGCCGTGGGCCGCAGTGCCCGCCTCACCGGCTACGGTCTGGAAGACATCGGCGTGCCCACCAACCGCACGGTGGAAACCAACGAATACCTGGAAACGCTGTACCCCAACATCTTCGCCGCAGGCGATGTGGCGGGCCCCTACCAGTTCACCCACGTGGCCTCTCACCAGGCCTGGTATGCGGCGGTCAATGCGCTGTTTGGCGACTTCAAGAAATTCAAGGTCGACTACTCGGTAATCCCCTGGGCCACCTTTATCGATCCCGAAGTCGCCCGCGTGGGCCTCAACGAACTGGAAGCCAAGGAAAAGAACATTCCTTATGAAGTCACCAAATACGGCATGGACGATCTCGACCGCGCCATCGCCGACAGCGAAACCCAAGGTTTCGTCAAGGTGCTGACCGTGCCGGGCAAAGACAAGATCCTGGGCGTGACCATTGTGGGCAGCCACGCTGGCGACTTGCTGGCCGAATACGTGCTCGCCATGAAACACGGCATGGGCCTGAACAAGATCCTGGGCACCATCCACACCTACCCCACCATGTCCGAGGCCAACAAGTACGCCGCAGGCGACTGGAAACGCGCCCACCAGCCCGAGAAGCTGCTGATGTGGGTCAAAAAATTCCACGACTGGCGCCGCGGTTGAACTCGCCTGCCCGCAGCCACTCCAACCCCTCCATGAGAGAACAACGCATGAACCCCCGTCGCCACACCTTGCAACTGCTGGCCGCCCTGGCCGGCGCGACGCTGCTGCCGCTGGGTGCTTTCGCCCAAACCGCGTTTGACCACCAGTACGCCAGCTGGAATACCCTGGTGAAAAAACATGTGCGCTGGCTGCCCGACGGCAAACAGTCGCGTGTGAACTACAAGGGTTTCGCGGCCGACCGAGCGGCGCTCAAGGAAGTGCTCACCAGCATGAGCGCCGTGCCCAAGGCGGCATTTGATGGCTGGAACAAACCACAGCGGATGGCTTTCCTGATCAACGCCTACAACGCCTACACCGTTGAGCTGATTCTCACCAAATACCCCAACCTGAAATCGATCAAGGACCTGGGGTCGGTTTTCCAGTCGGCCTGGAAAAAGGAGTTTTTCACGCTCCTGGGCGCCGAGCGCCACCTCGACTGGATCGAGCACGAACAGCTGCGCCCTGTCTACAAAGAGCCCCGGGTTCACGCAGCGGTCAACTGCGCCAGCATCGGGTGCCCAGCACTGCGCGACGAAGCCTTCACCGCCAGCAAACTGGAAGCCCAGCTTGAAGACGGCATGCGCCGCTTCATGGGCGACCGCACCCGCAACCGCGTAAAAGGTGACCAGCTTGAGGTGAGCTCAATCTTCAAATGGTTCAAGGAAGATTTCAACAGCGGCTACCGCGGCTTCAAGCAAGTTGAAGACGTGTTCGCCGCTTATGCTGAGCAGCTCACCGACCAGGCCGACGAGCAGGCCAGCCTGCGC encodes:
- a CDS encoding siderophore-interacting protein translates to MTTATPPSLEVERLRHPLKVRRLQVQRVERTSPHFVRVQLIGSDLEGFVSASFDDHIKLMLPAQPGGPLVLPEAGPDGPALPPGTERPTMRDYTPSRFDAQAQTLDIEFLLHGEGRASEWAAQAQPGDEVGVGGPRGSFVVPTAFDWHLLVGDETALPAITRRLAELPSDTTAIAVIETASPDDRRAFVSQARVETHWVDAGAIDALAKTVSALNLPTGEGFAWAAGEAASMVAVREVLIAQLGLDKSRVRASAYWKRGSTGHHETL
- a CDS encoding HAD-IC family P-type ATPase; amino-acid sequence: MTNDAYRTESPVWHAVPTDQVLQSLASDAQGLSAGEVQARLDRHGPNRLPAAPPRPWWRRLLAQFHNLLIYVLLAAALITLWLGHYLDTAVIVGVVVINAIMGLVQEGKAQRALEAVRAMLASHATVVRQGLRQEVDAGELVPGDVVLLESGTRVPADLRLLRSKNLAIDEAALTGESVPSGKQADAVAHGAALGDRACMAYAGTVVTVGQASGVVVATARDTEIGKIGAMVAGVAELVTPLTQRLDQFARRITGFIVVVALFTFAYGVWFGGMPAADMFLVVVGLAVAAIPEGLPAVVTITLAIGTSIMAQHRAVVRRLPAVEALGSVSVICTDKTGTLTRNEMTAVRVMLSDTTLAVSGAGYAPLGGFDEAGSVVDPAEHAGLQRLARCALLCNDAHLHHDGTAEDSAKAWTLAGDPTEGALLTLALKAGLDREGAGLAFPRRDEIPFESEHRYMATLHHDHEACVFVLLKGAPERVLDLCVQDTAGAPLDRRAWQAQVDQAARDGQRVLALAECSLPGGTTALSMADIVPRFTLLGLVGLMDPPRPEAVAAVAECQRAGIRVVMITGDHAVTAAAIGQQLGLQAQRAITGEEIDHLDDAALSERLVQTDVVARASPAHKLRLVASLQAQGKLVAMTGDGVNDAPALKAANIGVAMGLRGTDAAREAADLVLTDDNFAAIAHAVREGRTVFDNIKKSLLFVLPTNGGEAGVILLAVFAGLAMPVTAAQILWVNMVTTVTLAIALAFEPGEGQLMQRPPRDPNEPLITRLLFARIAYVTLLMIVATYTVFHWEMSRGSSIEVARTAVVNMLVVGELVYLFNVRHFTAHALAWETLTGNLIAFWASVSLVVFQMLFTYASPMQQLFGTAALGWSSWAMILGLASVKFLAVEAEKWVLRRQGVLRM
- a CDS encoding TIGR04283 family arsenosugar biosynthesis glycosyltransferase is translated as MADLKLAIVVPVLNEAMTLPAALAELEALRAHGVVVIVVDGGSSDATVAVAAKGADAVLTAPRGRAAQMNAGACHPLARRADVLLFLHADTRLPANAHVLVAKALEGGADWGRFDVRIDGRHPLLPMVAAFMNWRSRKTRIATGDQALFVRRTVWASLGGFAPIPLMEDVELSARLRAVSEPANIAQPVHTAGRRWDERGFWRTVLMMWRLRAAYALGRDPTALARRYGYAPRAPSAVAIMAKAPLPGLAKTRLAPVLGDAGAARAQRRFILRTLTTACQASTGPVTLHCTPPAHRLFHLLTMRWGVACVGQVDGDIGCRMRAVMAEHFAQAAAPPLLIVGTDCPVLTPAILQTCADTLVNHDAVLIPAEDGGYVLIGLRKRLPQVFEAVDWSTPRVMGQTRERLKAQGVSWRELPALWDVDDPVDWERWQALLKDVSDGRVA
- a CDS encoding aminoglycoside phosphotransferase family protein; translation: MNDLLQHLHLALTSVDHPLAHCALQPLDDTGLAHDHVRLRGSGWLARVPKQSQMGLDAAHNLAYQRGCFERAAPGQHTPRLHSVLAPSAHLPRGALLVEEIVGVPARLPADLSAIVSALASLHALPLPPASMRPPLQDAADPLQALLKEVAQQAQYLASARIPAAVQLAIEAQQSSLRTVCGRVARPQRHLIAFDGHPGNFIVRADGVAVLVDLEKCRYSYPGLDLAHATLYTSTTWDVKSHAVLSLSEVVAAYEAWGRVMGASAADAVAWHVPLRRAMWLWSVSWCAKWRVLSREQKKGSTAGEDWSAERSDAALVNHVRDRVDHYLSAPVVDRVLHELDALERTWQT
- a CDS encoding YiiX/YebB-like N1pC/P60 family cysteine hydrolase — encoded protein: MRAWLGRALAAYLGTPGRTVAIGFPTDIGRLRSALIPGDVILVEGTSRVSTAIKYLTQSTWSHAALFVGDLPWQTADGETPCVVEADISDGVRAVSLELFRHHACRVGRPMGMAPADTEAVCRYAIQRVGESYDLKNVVDLARYLFPTPPVPLGWRRRMLSLGSGDPTRAICSTLIAQAFQAVQYPILPRIETLDLKDPTCLHCVQEILHVRDHSLFVPRDFDLSPYFQLVKPGLTEDFDHRALLWADRAGTILTGS
- a CDS encoding bifunctional TVP38/TMEM64 family protein/FAD-dependent oxidoreductase translates to MVVNLRKLLLLIAVVLGIVAFFAFDLGRFLTLDYIKESQAAFVELYANQPLRVAAVYFLLYVVATALSLPGAAIITLAGGAIFGLGWGTVIVSFASSMGATLAFLMSRFVLRSSIESKFGNRLAEINKGIEKDGAFYLFTLRLIPLVPFFVINLVMGLTKMKARTFYWVSQIGMLAGTIVYVNAGTQLAQIDSLKGILSPGLIGSFVLLGLFPLIARKIVEAVKKRKVFARWNSVKPKSFDRNLIVIGGGAGGLVSAYIAAAVKAKVTLVEVHKMGGDCLNYGCVPSKALIKSAKLASQMRHGEQYGLSNTTPTFSFKAVMQRIHDVIKAIEPHDSVERYTELGVEVLQGYAKLVNPWTVEIALNDGGTQRLTARSIVIAAGARPFVPPLPGLEDVGYVTSDTLWDEFAKLDEVPKRLVVLGGGPIGSELAQSFARLGSAVTQVEMGPRIMAREDEEVSELAKKALEADGVDVRVGHKALRCEIIDGEKTLIVEFQGAEQRIVYDQLLCAVGRSARLTGYGLEDIGVPTNRTVETNEYLETLYPNIFAAGDVAGPYQFTHVASHQAWYAAVNALFGDFKKFKVDYSVIPWATFIDPEVARVGLNELEAKEKNIPYEVTKYGMDDLDRAIADSETQGFVKVLTVPGKDKILGVTIVGSHAGDLLAEYVLAMKHGMGLNKILGTIHTYPTMSEANKYAAGDWKRAHQPEKLLMWVKKFHDWRRG
- a CDS encoding DUF547 domain-containing protein, whose product is MNPRRHTLQLLAALAGATLLPLGAFAQTAFDHQYASWNTLVKKHVRWLPDGKQSRVNYKGFAADRAALKEVLTSMSAVPKAAFDGWNKPQRMAFLINAYNAYTVELILTKYPNLKSIKDLGSVFQSAWKKEFFTLLGAERHLDWIEHEQLRPVYKEPRVHAAVNCASIGCPALRDEAFTASKLEAQLEDGMRRFMGDRTRNRVKGDQLEVSSIFKWFKEDFNSGYRGFKQVEDVFAAYAEQLTDQADEQASLRARSLQVSYLDYDWSLNDAGR